The following are encoded in a window of Argopecten irradians isolate NY unplaced genomic scaffold, Ai_NY scaffold_0262, whole genome shotgun sequence genomic DNA:
- the LOC138312254 gene encoding uncharacterized protein, whose translation MMGSITTTSPQAKEDEGSVTDQIGYYEVDGLPVILCDVPGYHSQHSYAVEDFVCGVVLNKITRGTELTDLETRHDMAVQETDERNHNRIWIVAYVIGSVDVGLLEKEDVERVKELHSKIRRLGSDVVGCSDKERQTWIRKQMFRRYNGGSRLHDVKTSLRNEIGIDLNQYISRGKLF comes from the exons ATGATGGGTTCTATAACAACGACTTCACCGCAAGCCAAAGAGGACGAAGGTTCTGTCACTGATCAG ATAGGCTATTATGAGGTAGACGGTTTGCCTGTAATCCTTTGTGATGTCCCTGGATACCACTCACAGCATTCGTACGCAGTAGAAGACTTTGTCTGCGGAGTCGTCCTAAACAAGATTACACGTGGAACAGAG CTAACTGATCTAGAGACTAGACATGATATGGCTGTTCAGGAAACCGACGAAAGAAACCATAACCGAATATGGATTGTAGCCTACGTCATTGGTAGTGTGGATGTTGGACTGCTCGAGAAAGAGGACGTGGAACGAGTTAAAGAGCTGCATTCCAAGATAAGGAGATTAG GTTCCGATGTTGTTGGCTGTAGTGACAAAGAAAGACAAACCTGGATCAGGAAGCAGATGTTTCGAAGATATAATGGAGGCAGTCGGTTGCATGATGTGAAGACAAGTCTCCGTAATgaaattggtattgatctgaATCAATACATTTCCCGTGGCAAACTATTCTGA